CAGGGCAAGGGGGCGGGACAAATCGCGCCGGCGGCGGGTGTTGGAAAACAGCAGGGGCACAGCGCCGCTGTGCCCCTCTCGCCGGCCAATGCAATAGAGGGGCCGACAAGCCGGCCCCTCTATGCGATCGTTTGCGCTTCGCTGTGATCACGCCTCGCCGCACAGCTTCAGCAGGCGTTCCCAGCGGCGGTCCACCTCGGCCTGGATCTCCTCGATGAGGTGGCGGTTCTCCGGCCGGAAGAGGTGCCGGAAGCGGCCCTGCGGCTCCAGCCAGGCGGTGATGGGCAGT
This genomic stretch from Anaerolineae bacterium harbors:
- a CDS encoding pyruvate ferredoxin oxidoreductase (catalyzes the formation of acetyl-CoA from pyruvate and coenzyme A) translates to LPITAWLEPQGRFRHLFRPENRHLIEEIQAEVDRRWERLLKLCGEA